From a single Gimesia fumaroli genomic region:
- a CDS encoding tyrosine-type recombinase/integrase, translating to MKWVDPVTLRERRKSTKTKIRREAERFALRLEKELNEGIYYDRSTITWKQFRERYETEVVPGMAKRTSEKISATLNAVERIVRPRLLLQVDANAISKIVKRHRKDGLQEITIRSNLAHLKSALNWAKSIRLINIVPDFPKLKRARTDKVMRGRPLCLEEFDRMIEAIPKVIKMKADTEVEIARKEVVVRSWEFYLKGLWCSGLRLTESLELYWDREDRLSIDLTGKYPMLRIRAEAEKGNKDRLLPIVPEFAEFLQEVPEYERIGPVFNPLAEREHIKKLTALTVSKKIADIGEKANIVVGDIGNKDKQTGQRKPRFASAHDLRRSFGERWSLKVMPQALMQLMRHESMETTLKFYVGRNAEKVAESIWNADASLGTNSGTSSEIKAMQGRGDGLQTVAMEEVRK from the coding sequence GTGAAATGGGTTGATCCGGTCACATTGCGGGAACGGCGGAAAAGCACCAAAACAAAAATCAGACGGGAAGCGGAACGGTTTGCCCTGCGGCTAGAGAAAGAATTGAATGAAGGTATCTACTATGATCGATCAACGATTACTTGGAAGCAATTTCGCGAGCGGTATGAAACCGAAGTTGTACCGGGCATGGCAAAGCGAACCAGCGAAAAAATATCTGCCACATTGAACGCTGTCGAGAGAATCGTTCGTCCTCGATTACTTCTACAAGTCGACGCTAATGCAATTAGCAAGATTGTTAAACGTCATCGCAAAGATGGGTTACAAGAAATCACAATACGTAGCAATCTGGCTCACCTGAAATCTGCTTTGAACTGGGCAAAGTCAATCAGGCTGATTAATATCGTTCCAGATTTTCCAAAGCTCAAGCGGGCAAGAACAGATAAAGTCATGCGAGGGCGTCCCCTCTGTCTGGAAGAGTTTGATCGAATGATTGAAGCAATCCCTAAAGTGATTAAAATGAAAGCCGACACAGAAGTCGAGATAGCCAGAAAAGAAGTAGTTGTGCGTTCTTGGGAATTCTATCTGAAGGGGCTTTGGTGTTCTGGGTTGCGACTCACTGAATCACTGGAATTGTACTGGGATCGTGAGGACAGGCTTTCAATTGACCTAACTGGGAAATATCCGATGCTGCGAATCAGAGCAGAGGCAGAGAAAGGGAATAAAGACCGTTTGCTGCCCATCGTTCCTGAGTTTGCCGAATTCCTACAGGAAGTTCCTGAATACGAAAGAATCGGACCGGTTTTTAATCCTTTGGCTGAGAGAGAGCATATTAAGAAGCTGACAGCGCTTACCGTTTCGAAGAAGATTGCCGATATCGGAGAAAAGGCTAACATTGTCGTCGGAGACATTGGGAACAAAGATAAACAGACAGGACAGCGAAAACCCCGGTTTGCATCAGCTCACGATTTGAGACGGTCATTTGGTGAGAGATGGTCTCTGAAAGTGATGCCTCAAGCGCTGATGCAGCTAATGAGACACGAAAGCATGGAAACAACGCTCAAATTTTACGTGGGCAGAAATGCTGAAAAAGTGGCAGAATCAATCTGGAATGCAGATGCAAGTTTAGGTACCAATTCTGGTACCAGTAGCGAAATTAAAGCTATGCAGGGAAGAGGCGACGGGTTGCAAACTGTTGCCATGGAAGAAGTAAGAAAATGA